In one Cardiocondyla obscurior isolate alpha-2009 linkage group LG17, Cobs3.1, whole genome shotgun sequence genomic region, the following are encoded:
- the Ten-m gene encoding teneurin-m isoform X13, protein MNYSQGKGRLYPAYSLSGSEGEDNTSSLRSRAYPQNNHQTSQSHHNHYNTSQHKQRAYQQQQQQQHPLYHMPGSGAGLSDTPTSGNASDETLTDSDLITVARDSALLVHNGCLLDSSAPRGPPDVPPRNPAMSRLNGRLPGSHAASDHERDPDLEPSCLVRTPSGNFYNIPKIPKNEYSNKNQSTGNSPIKVELQNNMDRVPLPYGHAPSMIPMRRQSIRCHFRKGIDWCSWKLIAIVVIMLSLCLTAALTYVAASNLVNWSYQGTKACTVLVGENTDTKPSSGEANKTSTSSTSTSSQSSGRTRQQSSSGAIDDELEQEPESPNSTLLTGNSPEKSKEKMNGESSTRVLPDTISTTEDYNFSSTTESGGSTSETSASTYKPEVSTDAWSCSGSTPLPPEPTILILEGARTFPARSFPPDGTTFAQVGLGQKLSKEIPPYGYWNMQFYQSEAAYVRFDYSIPRGASIGVYARRNALPTHTQYDLLEVLSGFKARTTRASHVSVIPSIKKEVTQYMEPGHWFLSLYNDDGDPHEVSFIAVIAEDMTHNCPNGCSGKGECLLGHCQCNPGFGGEDCSESVCPVLCSQRGEYINGECQCNPGWKGKECSLRHDECEVPDCNGHGHCTNGKCNCVRGYKGKYCEEVDCPHPTCSGHGFCAEGTCICKKGWKGADCSQMDKEALQCLPDCSGHGNFDLETQTCLCEPMWSGDDCSKELCDLDCGPHGHCVDNACDCLPGWSGELCNLKQCDPRCNEHGQCKNGTCLCVTGWNGKHCTMEGCPNSCSGHGQCRVSNDAQWECQCYNGWDGKDCSVLLEQNCNDGRDNDKDGLIDCADPECCSNHICRSSQLCVSAPKPIDILLRKQPPAITASFFERMKFLIDEGSLQNYARQETFNESMFWNHFNTSRSAVIRGRVVTHLGTGLMGVRVSTSTPLEGFTLTRDDGWFDLLVNGGGAVTLQFGRSPFKPQSHIVFVPWNEVVIIDKIIMSTAEEKPPIHVPHACAAHDYDLMKPVVLATWKHGFQGACPDKSAILAESQVIQESLQIPGTGLNLVYHSSRAAGYLSTIQLQLTPEVIPPTLNLIHLRITIEGILFEKIFEADPVIKFTYAWNRLNVYRQRVYGVTTAMVKVGYEYSDCKDIIWDVQTTKLSGHDMSISEVGGWNLDIHHRYNFHEGILQKGDGSNIYLKHKPRVILTTMGDGHQRPLDCYDCDGQASKQRLLAPVALATAADGSIFVGDFNLVRKILVDGTVRTVVRLNATRVSYRYHIALSPLDGVLYISDPESHQIIRVRDTNDYTDPDHNWETVVGSGERCLPGDEAHCGDGALARDAKLAYPKGVAVSADNVLYFADGTNIRMVDRDGIITTVIGNHMHKSHWKPIPCEGTLNVEEVHLRWPTELAINPLDNSLHMIDDHMVLQLAPDGRVKVVAGRPLHCASPSASFDTELATHATLVMPQSIAFGPSGDLYIAESDSQRINRVRVIGTDGKISPYAGAESKCNCLERGCDCFEADHYLASTSKFNTISAVAVSPDGVVHIGDQANYRIRSVTASIPDASGAREYEIYAPDTQEIYVFNRFGQHIATKNILTGDTVYLFTYNVNTSNGKLSTVTDAAGNKVFLLRDYSSQVNSIENTKGQKCRLIMSRMKMLQELSTPDDYNVTFDYHGPTGLLKTKLDSTGRSYVYNYDEFGRLTSAVTPTGKVISLTFDLSLKGAVVKVGQNNRKPISMLIKGSSVVTKIGEAEQRTTVLADGSVGRVTPWSHTISTDSMPYSILAELEPLLGESYPVPAKQRTEIAGDLANRFEWRYFLRKIQGNKNRGNTKAIAQVGRKLRVNGEILLSLEYDRETNTVAVFMDDRMELLNVTYDRTARPVKWGPRNGLFAGVELEYDRFSRLTSWTWGDISETYGFDRSGRLYEIKYSDGTSMVYAFKDMFSILPLKVTTPRGSDYLLQYDEAGALQSLTTPRGHIHTFSLQTSLGFYKYQYYSPTNRHPYEILYNDDGQILAKVYPHQSGKVAYVYDHAGKLETTLAGLSSIHYTYQETTSLVRSIDINEPNFEMRIEYKYHAGIVKDEKIKFGSKSGMDNAHYRYQYDGNARISGIEVDINGKQLPQLRLKYNQNLGVLEGVGDLRIYRNLFNRSVMQDSSKQFFTVTDYDEHGRVKTVLINIRSFDVFRMELEYDNRNRIKMRKLTIGKESMEKKEWSRMEKITYNADGHVLEVADTENNWQYAYDENGNVIGVTEHNEKIALGYDSGDRVNQYGDVEFNSYDGRGFVVIRGEHKYRYNSRGQLIHASEHKKFQIWYYYDDRGRLVSMNDDRENITQFFYANPKTPDLITHVHFPKSSKTFRFLYDSRDFLMTVETSEQRFYVATDQNGSPLALFDTNGNLIKEMRRTPFGKIIKDTNPDFYLPIDFHGGLFDPNTKLIYLNKRLYDPTVGQWMTPAWEQMANELTTPTDIFIYRFRNNDPINFKQNVEYMTDLGSWLKLYGYDISMMLGSEYTKQMVYQPSAIVTSPQLTPDFGVMSGLQCIVNRVQEKFSDLGFVPKPLLKLEPKTRNLLPRVAHRRAVFGEGILVSRVGGRALVSVVDGVNSVVQDVVTSVFNNSYFLPLHFSVHDQDVFYFVKDNALKIRDDMEELHRLGSMFNVSTHETTEHGAGTWKELRLHNPDAAVVIKYGADPEQERHRILKHAHKRAVERAWEIEKQLVIAGFQGRGDWSKEEKDELISRGTVDGYEGVDIHSVHRYPQLADDPGNVAFTRDTKRKRRKSGNRRNRTHRHDS, encoded by the exons GGTGTTTGTTGGACAGTTCGGCACCGCGGGGCCCGCCTGATGTGCCACCCCGTAACCCCGCAATGAGCCGGCTCAACGGAAGACTGCCAGGAAGTCACGCAGCGAGCGATCACGAACGCGATCCCGATCTCGAGCCATCCTGTCTCGTACGCACCCCATCCGGTAACTTCTACAATATACCAA AGATACCGAAGAATGAATACAGCAACAAGAATCAGTCCACGGGGAACAGTCCAATAAAAGTGGAGCTGCAGAACAACATGGACAG AGTACCTTTACCGTACGGGCACGCCCCGTCGATGATTCCGATGAGGAGACAAAGCATTCGCTGTCATTTCCGCAAGGGAATCGATTGGTGCAGCTGGAAACTAATTGCCATAGTAGTAATTATGCTCTCGCTCTGCTTGACCGCGGCGTTAACCTACGTCGCAG CGTCGAATTTAGTGAACTGGTCGTACCAAGGCACGAAGGCGTGCACGGTCCTCGTGGGTGAAAATACCGACACCAAGCCGTCGTCGGGCGAGGCGAACAAGACGTCCACATCATccacgtcgacgtcgtcgcaGTCGAGCGGCAGGACGCGGCAGCAATCGTCGTCAGGAG CGATCGACGACGAGCTCGAGCAGGAGCCCGAGAGCCCTAACTCTACTCTGTTAACCGGAAATTCTCCCGAAAAATCGAAGGAAAAAATGAACGGAGAATCATCCACGAGAGTTTTGCCCGACACAATCTCCACCACCGAAGACTACAATTTTTCGTCGACCACGGAGAGTGGCGGATCAACCAGCGAGACCTCCGCGTCGACTTACAAGCCGGAAGTAAGCACTGATGCGTGGTCCTGCTCCGGCAGCACCCCGCTACCCCCCGAGCCCACTATATTGATTCTTGAAG GTGCGCGGACCTTCCCGGCGAGGTCCTTCCCGCCTGACGGAACGACCTTCGCTCAGGTCGGTTTAGGGCAGAAGCTCAGCAAGGAAATACCGCCGTACGGCTACTGGAACATGCAGTTTTACCAATCGGAGGCCGCCTACGTCCGCTTCGACTACAGCATCCCACGTGGCGCGAGCATTGGCGTGTACGCGAGGAGGAACGCGCTTCCTACGCACACGCAGTACGATCTCCTGGAGGTTCTCAGCGGTTTCAAGGCTCGGACCACCAGGGCGTCCCATGTTAGTGTTATT CCTTCAATCAAAAAGGAGGTGACTCAGTACATGGAGCCGGGACACTGGTTTCTTTCACTTTATAACGACGACGGTGATCCTCACGAAGTCTCGTTTATCGCCGTGATCGCCGAGGATATGACACATAACTGTCCGAATGGTTGTAGTGGCAAGGGCGAATGTCTTCTCGGTCATTGCCAGTGCAACCCTGGCTTCGGTGGCGAGGATTGTAGCGAAAGCGTCTGCCCCGTTCTCTGCAGTCAAAGAG GCGAGTACATAAACGGCGAGTGCCAGTGCAATCCCGGCTGGAAGGGCAAGGAGTGTTCCCTGCGACACGACGAGTGCGAAGTGCCCGATTGCAACGGCCACGGGCACTGCACCAACGGCAAGTGCAACTGTGTACGCGGCTACAAGGGGAAGTATTGCGAAGAAGTTGACTGTCCTCATCCGACTTGCTCGGGCCACGGTTTCTGCGCTGAAGGCACGTGCATCTGTAAAAAAGGTTGGAAAGGAGCCGACTGCAGTCAAATGGATAAGGAAGCTCTGCAGTGTCTGCCGGACTGCAGCGGCCACGGAAATTTCGATTTGGAAACTCAAACCTGCCTCTGCGAACCCATGTGGTCCGGAGACGATTGCTCAAAAG AACTGTGCGATCTTGATTGCGGCCCTCACGGGCACTGTGTGGACAACGCCTGCGACTGCTTGCCAGGCTGGTCCGGCGAGCTGTGCAATCTGAAGCAATGCGATCCCCGCTGCAACGAGCACGGACAATGTAAGAATGGCACGTGTCTATGCGTCACCGGATGGAACGGAAAACACTGCACGATGGAGGGCTGTCCAAATTCCTGTTCCGGGCATGGACAGTGCAGAGTGTCGAATGACGCGCAATGGGAGTGTCAGTGTTATAATGGCTGGGATGGCAAGGATTGCAGCGTGCTCTTAGAACAGAATTGTAATGATGGACGAGACAACGATAAAG aTGGTCTTATTGATTGCGCCGACCCGGAATGTTGCTCCAATCACATATGCCGTAGCAGTCAGTTATGCGTTTCGGCTCCTAAGCCAATCGATATATTACTACGGAAACAACCACCCGCCATCACCGCGTCCTTCTTTGAGAGAATGAAGTTCCTAATCGACGAGGGCAGTCTGCAGAACTACGCTCGTCAGGAGACCTTCAACGAGAG TATGTTCTGGAATCACTTCAACACAAG CCGATCGGCCGTCATACGTGGACGCGTTGTCACGCACCTCGGCACGGGGTTGATGGGCGTGCGAGTCAGCACCAGTACACCGCTGGAAGGTTTCACCCTCACAAGAGACGATGGCTGGTTCGATCTCTTGGTGAACGGTGGCGGTGCCGTAACTTTGCAATTCGGCAGATCACCCTTCAAGCCGCAGAGCCACATCGTCTTCGTGCCTTGGAACGAG GTCGTCATCATCGACAAGATCATTATGAGCACCGCCGAGGAGAAGCCACCCATACACGTTCCGCATGCGTGCGCGGCTCACGATTACGATCTGATGAAGCCAGTTGTCCTGGCGACTTGGAAGCACGGATTCCAAGGTGCTTGCCCGGACAAGAGCGCCATCCTCGCGGAGTCGCAGGTCATACAGGAGAGTCTGCAGATACCCGGGACGGGCCTGAATTTGGTATACCACAGTTCCCGAGCGGCCGGTTATCTTTCTACTATACAACTGCAACTGACTCCGGAAGTTATCCCGCCGACGTTAAATTTGATACACTTGAGAATCACAATCGAGGGTATACTTTTCGAGAAGATCTTCGAAGCGGATCCTGTGATCAAATTTACGTACGCTTGGAATCGCCTGAACGTTTATCGTCAACGCGTTTATGGAGTAACGACTGCGATGGTTAAAGTCGGTTACGAATACAGCGACTGCAAGGATATTATCTGGGATGTGCAGACGACGAAATTGAGCGGCCATGATATGTCTATTTCAGAAGTCGGAGGTTGGAATCTGGATATTCATCATAGGTACAACTTTCACGAGGGTATTTTGCAAAAAGGAGACGGTTCGAACATTTATCTGAAGCACAAGCCGAGAGTTATTCTTACAACAATGGGAGATGGCCATCAGAGACCGTTGGATTGCTATGACTGTGACGGGCAGGCTTCGAAACAGCGACTTTTAGCGCCCGTTGCTCTTGCCACTGCTGCCGACGGCTCTATTTTCGTCGGTGATTTTAATCTAGTCAGAAAGATTCTCGTCGATGGAACAGTTAGAACTGTGGTCAGACTAAA cgcAACTAGAGTATCATATCGTTATCACATTGCTCTGAGCCCTCTCGACGGCGTTCTATACATATCAGATCCAGAATCTCATCAAATTATCCGTGTTCGCGATACTAACGACTACACAGATCCCGATCATAATTGGGAGACAGTAGTTGGCTCCGGAGAACGTTGTCTTCCCGGCGACGAAGCTCACTGCGGTGACGGTGCTCTCGCGCGGGACGCTAAACTCGCTTATCCCAAAGGCGTTGCCGTTTCTGCGGACAATGTTCTGTACTTTGCCGATGGCACAAATATCAGAATGGTTGACAGAGATGGCATAATCACCACTGTTATCGGCAATCACATGCATAAATCGCATTGGAAGCCTATACCTTGCGAGGGTACATTGAACGTCGAGGAAGTTCATCTTCGTTGGCCAACCGAGCTGGCAATTAATCCATTAGACAACTCACTGCATATGATTGACGATCATATGGTTCTCCAGCTGGCGCCGGATGGTCGCGTCAAAGTTGTTGCTGGTCGTCCACTTCACTGTGCTTCGCCATCGGCCTCGTTCGACACGGAACTTGCGACTCACGCCACACTCGTAATGCCGCAGAGTATCGCGTTTGGTCCATCGGGCGATCTTTACATCGCCGAAAGTGATTCACAGAGAATTAATCGCGTGCGCGTGATCGGCACCGACGGCAAGATATCGCCATACGCCGGCGCTGAATCCAAGTGCAATTGTTTGGAGCGCGGCTGCGACTGCTTTGAAGCTGATCATTACTTAGCGTCTACATCTAAATTCAATACTATTTCTGCTGTGGCAGTTTCTCCCGACGGAGTGGTTCATATCGGCGATCAGGCTAATTATCGAATCCGCTCGGTAACAGCAAGCATTCCCGATGCAAGCGGTGCGCGAGAGTATGAAATCTATGCGCCTGATACACAGGAAATCTATGTGTTTAATCGTTTCGGCCAACATATTGCCACGAAGAATATTTTGACCGGCGATACAGTATACTTATTTACGTACAATGTTAACACTAGCAACGGTAAACTTAGCACAGTGACGGACGCGGCTGGCAATAAAGTTTTCTTGCTCAGAGATTATAGCAGTCAGGTAAACTCGATCGAGAATACAAAGGGACAAAAATGCAGACTGATAATGTCCAGAATGAAAATGCTGCAAGAATTGAGCACGCCAGATGATTACAACGTTACCTTTGATTATCACGGACCTACGGGCTTATTAAAAACGAAGCTCGACAGCACCGGACGTAGTTACGTCTATAATTATGATGAATTCGGCCGATTGACGAGCGCGGTAACTCCTACGGGTAAAGTAATCAGCTTGACATTTGATCTCAGCCTGAAAGGTGCCGTAGTGAAAGTTGGACAGAACAACAGGAAACCCATTTCAATGTTAATTAAAGGATCATCTGTCGTTACGAAGATCGGAGAGGCCGAACAGAGGACGACAGTTCTCGCCGATGGTTCAGTCGGGAGAGTAACACCATGGTCTCATACGATTAGCACAGATTCTATGCCGTACTCGATTCTGGCGGAACTAGAACCTCTACTGGGTGAAAGTTATCCCGTGCCAGCTAAACAAAGAACTGAGATAGCTGGAGATTTAGCGAATCGCTTTGAATGGCGATACTTCCTTCGAAAAATTCAAGGAAATAAAAACCGCGGCAATACGAAAGCAATCGCCCAGGTCGGAAGAAAGCTCCGTGTCAACGGTGAGATCTTGCTATCTCTTGAGTACGATAGAGAAACAAACACTGTGGCCGTGTTTATGGACGATCGGATGGAATTATTGAACGTCACGTATGATAGAACGGCCAGACCAGTCAAGTGGGGACCGAGAAATGGACTCTTTGCCGGTGTCGAATTAGAATACGATCGATTCAGCAGATTAACAAGCTGGACGTGGGGCGATATTAGCGAAACGTACGGCTTTGACAGATCAGGCCGATtgtacgaaattaaatacagcGATGGCACATCGATGGTTTACGCTTTTAAAGATATGTTCAGCATTCTACCGTTAAAAGTTACTACACCGCGTGGAAGCGATTACCTTCTTCAATACGATGAAGCAGGAGCATTACAATCGTTGACTACACCGAGGGGACACATTCACACATTCTCTCTTCAAACTTCTCTCGGATTTTACAAGTATCAATACTATTCTCCAACGAACCGACATCCATATGAGATTCTTTACAATGACGATGGTCAGATTCTTGCTAAGGTATATCCTCATCAAAGTGGAAAGGTTGCTTATGTCTACGATCATGCTGGTAAACTTGAAACCACTCTTGCTG gacTTTCTTCGATACATTATACTTACCAAGAAACGACCAGTTTAGTACGCAGCATCGACATTAATGAGCCAAACTTTGAGATGCGTATCGAATACAAATATCACGCCGGTATTGTGAAGGACGAGAAAATCAAATTTGGCAGTAAGAGCGGCATGGATAATGCTCATTATCGTTATCAGTACGATGGTAACGCGCGAATATCCGGCATCGAAGTCGACATCAATGGCAAACAACTACCTCAGCTTCGTCTTAAATACAACCAGAATCTCGGAGTACTCGAGGGAGTTGGCGATCTCAGAATATATAGAAATCTTTTTAACAGGTCAGTCATGCAGGACAGCAGCAAACAGTTCTTCACGGTCACAGACTACGACGAGCACGGACGCGTAAAGACCGTATTGATTAATATCCGATCGTTTGACGTGTTCCGTATGGAGCTTGAATACGATAATCGCAATCGCATTAAAATGAGGAAGCTCACGATCGGAAAGGAGTCGATGGAGAAGAAAGAATGGTCTAGAATggaaaaaattacgtataacGCAGACGGCCACGTATTGGAAGTAGCGGATACAGAGAATAATTGGCAGTACGCATATGACGAAAACGGAAACGTGATAGGCGTAACCGAACATAATGAAAAGATTGCTTTGGGTTACGACAGTGGCGATCGAGTAAACCAGTACGGTGACGTTGAATTCAATTCATACGATGGACGTGGTTTTGTTGTAATTCGCGGAGAACACAAGTACAg atataacTCGCGCGGACAGCTGATTCATGCGTCGGAACATAAGAAATTCCAAATCTGGTACTATTACGATGACCGTGGTCGACTGGTGTCCATGAATGATGACCGAGAAAACATCACTCAATTCTTCTATGCGAATCCAAAGACTCCGGATCTGATAACGCATGTACATTTCCCGAAGTCATCCAAGACATTCCGATTCCTCTACGATTCACGTGATTTTCTAATGACCGTAGAGACGTCCGAGCAACGTTTCTATGTTGCGACGGATCAAAACGGCTcgcctctcgctctcttcgaCACTAATGGCAATTTAATCAAAGAGATGCGACGCACTCCGTtcggtaaaataattaaagacacTAATCCGGACTTTTACCTGCCAATTGATTTCCACGGAGGTTTGTTTGATCCAAACACGAAATTAATCTATCTAAATAAGAGATTGTACGATCCGACTGTCGGACAATGGATGACACCAGCCTGGGAACAGATGGCCAACGAACTTACCACACCGACCGACATTTTCATCTATCGTTTCCGTAATAACGACCCGATCAACTTTAAGCAGAACGTCGAATATATGACCGACTTGGGCAGCTGGCTGAAACTCTACGGCTACGACATCTCGATGATGCTCGGCTCCGAATACACGAAGCAAATGGTGTATCAACCGAGTGCGATCGTCACATCCCCCCAACTAACTCCGGACTTTGGCGTGATGTCCGGTCTGCAGTGCATCGTGAATCGCGTGCAAGAAAAGTTCTCTGACTTGGGCTTCGTTCCTAAACCACTGTTGAAGTTGGAACCGAAGACGCGGAACCTTCTGCCGCGAGTGGCGCATCGCCGGGCGGTCTTCGGCGAAGGTATTCTGGTATCGCGCGTCGGCGGTCGAGCTTTAGTGAGCGTGGTGGACGGTGTGAACAGCGTTGTGCAAGATGTGGTGACGTCTGTATTTAACAATTCGTATTTCTTACCATTACACTTTAGCGTACATGATCAGGACGTCTTCTACTTTGTCAAAGATAACGCGCTGAAGATTCGTGATGATATGGAAGAGCTTCATCGGCTTGGCAGTATGTTTAATGTGTCTACGCATGAAACGACAGAGCACGGTGCTGGCACGTGGAAGGAGTTGAGGCTTCACAATCCGGACGCAGCCGTAGTGATCAAATATGGAGCCGATCCCGAGCAGGAACGGCATCGTATTCTGAAGCACGCGCATAAACGAGCAGTCGAGAGAGCCTGGGAGATCGAAAAGCAGTTGGTGATAGCCGGTTTTCAGGGTAGAGGCGATTGGTCGAAGGAGGAGAAAGACGAGCTGATCAGTCGCGGCACTGTCGACGGCTACGAAGGCGTTGACATCCACAGCGTGCACAGGTATCCCCAGCTCGCCGACGATCCCGGTAACGTCGCGTTTACCCGTGACACGAAGAGGAAGAGGCGGAAGAGCGGCAACCGGCGCAACAGGACTCACAGACACGATTCGTGA